One genomic segment of Synechocystis sp. LKSZ1 includes these proteins:
- a CDS encoding S1 RNA-binding domain-containing protein codes for MAPSSKATAFSHDDFAKALEQHDYHAEKGQTVRGKVSQHTSDGAYVDFGGKSPGFLPLREVGLNAVPVLEEELPLGSEWDFLVISEQNADGQVQLSRRQLQLQEAWDNIASAAEQGKALELLVTGVNRGGVTGDVAGLRGFIPRSHLVEKDNPEGLVGHVLTAEVLEADPDRNKLVLSQRNQLKAAAMSQIAKGSIVAGRVVKIQPYGIFVDLNGVTGLLHITQISGVRISDLNTLFTYGQGIQVMVLDIDEYKNRISLTTKILEAYPGELVEKYEEMMADVPNRIADIQAKLAQAEAQKD; via the coding sequence ATGGCCCCTTCTTCCAAAGCGACGGCTTTTTCACACGATGATTTTGCTAAAGCCTTAGAACAACACGACTACCACGCAGAAAAAGGGCAGACCGTACGAGGGAAAGTTTCCCAGCATACGTCTGATGGGGCCTATGTTGACTTTGGCGGAAAATCACCAGGGTTTTTACCCCTGCGAGAAGTGGGCCTTAATGCCGTACCCGTCCTTGAAGAAGAACTCCCCCTGGGTAGTGAATGGGATTTTCTGGTGATTAGTGAACAAAATGCTGATGGTCAGGTTCAGCTTTCTCGGCGTCAACTCCAACTCCAAGAAGCCTGGGATAATATCGCCAGCGCGGCGGAACAGGGTAAAGCGCTTGAACTGTTGGTCACAGGGGTCAATCGCGGTGGAGTCACGGGAGATGTGGCTGGTTTGCGGGGCTTTATTCCTCGTTCTCATTTAGTCGAAAAAGACAACCCCGAGGGGTTAGTGGGCCATGTTCTAACTGCTGAGGTGCTAGAGGCAGATCCAGACCGCAATAAGTTGGTATTATCTCAACGGAATCAGCTCAAAGCGGCGGCCATGAGCCAGATCGCGAAGGGGAGTATTGTGGCTGGACGGGTGGTCAAAATCCAACCCTACGGCATTTTTGTGGATCTGAATGGGGTGACAGGCCTATTGCACATTACCCAAATCAGTGGCGTTCGGATTAGTGACCTCAATACATTGTTTACCTATGGCCAAGGTATTCAAGTCATGGTTCTAGACATTGATGAGTACAAAAACCGTATTTCCCTCACGACGAAAATTCTAGAGGCCTATCCCGGAGAATTGGTGGAGAAATACGAGGAAATGATGGCGGATGTCCCCAACCGTATTGCCGATATTCAGGCCAAGTTAGCCCAGGCAGAAGCCCAAAAGGATTAA
- a CDS encoding histidine triad nucleotide-binding protein: MGSDTIFSKIIRREIPADIVYEDDLCLAFRDVNPQAPVHVLLIPKQPIPQLDAAIDADQALLGHLLLKAKTVAEQLGLTRGYRLVINNGPDAGQTVDHLHCHILGNRPLAWPPG, from the coding sequence ATGGGTAGCGACACGATTTTTAGCAAAATTATCCGCCGTGAAATTCCCGCCGATATCGTCTACGAAGATGACCTCTGCTTAGCCTTTCGGGATGTGAATCCCCAGGCTCCCGTTCATGTCTTACTAATTCCCAAACAGCCCATTCCCCAACTCGATGCCGCCATTGATGCTGATCAGGCCTTACTGGGCCATCTCCTGCTCAAGGCCAAGACCGTAGCAGAGCAACTCGGTCTGACCCGAGGCTATCGACTGGTGATCAACAATGGCCCAGATGCTGGTCAAACCGTTGATCATCTCCACTGTCATATCCTGGGCAATCGACCCTTGGCTTGGCCCCCCGGCTAG
- a CDS encoding alpha/beta fold hydrolase, whose amino-acid sequence MQAVSPMLAQSFPGNTWQWQGHSIYYVQAGSTASSRPPLLLVHGFGASTDHWRKTIVELQQDFQVWAIDLLGFGRSAKPALAYSGALWQAQLKDFIEQVIGQKTVVAGNSLGGYAALCAGANHPEQVAGVVLLNSAGPFSDQLHPRQPNPVQQFLKNLLLQDWASNLLFQYVRRKGNIRKTLQKVYVNQTAITDRLVEEIYQPSCDPGAAQVFASVFKTPQGEAVDHLLERLQSPLLVLWGEHDPWMKARERGEKFRQFYPSLTEHYLNSGHCPHDDTPELVNPLLQTWLIQTFG is encoded by the coding sequence ATGCAAGCGGTTTCCCCCATGCTGGCCCAATCTTTTCCAGGTAATACTTGGCAGTGGCAAGGACACTCTATCTATTACGTGCAAGCGGGTTCGACCGCCTCTTCGCGTCCGCCGCTACTCTTGGTTCACGGCTTTGGGGCCTCCACCGACCACTGGCGCAAAACCATCGTCGAACTCCAACAGGATTTTCAAGTTTGGGCCATTGACCTCCTGGGTTTTGGCCGCTCCGCAAAACCGGCCTTAGCCTATAGTGGCGCCCTCTGGCAGGCCCAGTTAAAGGACTTTATCGAACAAGTGATTGGCCAAAAGACTGTCGTGGCGGGCAATTCCCTAGGCGGCTACGCGGCCCTCTGTGCCGGGGCCAATCATCCTGAACAGGTTGCCGGCGTGGTACTCCTCAATAGTGCTGGCCCCTTTAGTGATCAACTCCATCCCCGCCAACCTAACCCCGTCCAGCAGTTTCTCAAAAATCTCCTGCTTCAGGATTGGGCTAGTAACTTGCTTTTTCAATACGTGCGGCGCAAGGGCAATATTCGTAAAACCCTCCAGAAGGTCTACGTCAATCAGACCGCCATTACCGACCGTCTCGTAGAGGAAATTTATCAGCCGTCCTGCGACCCCGGCGCCGCCCAGGTCTTCGCCTCTGTCTTCAAAACGCCCCAGGGAGAAGCCGTTGATCATTTATTGGAACGTTTACAGTCACCGCTATTAGTGTTGTGGGGCGAGCATGACCCCTGGATGAAGGCCCGGGAACGGGGAGAAAAATTCCGACAATTCTACCCCTCCCTCACGGAGCATTATCTCAATTCGGGCCATTGTCCCCACGATGATACGCCCGAGCTAGTTAATCCCCTTTTACAGACTTGGCTGATCCAAACCTTCGGTTAA
- a CDS encoding DUF3769 domain-containing protein, with protein sequence MPPFVVPPPPAQVQYVSPRETDTRLVAETRGSSISPIPAEVPTVVEYHYAAPKPTLSSPLPPPAQAQQLGQPLSVHTEGTQGWKPSSTTLQPIVGLGQAQRLVTQARQGTSQEFVITPENPSPAPAVKPAPPPEVVELISDQQEYDSERQIVTATGNVVMRFTNGVLLADRLQVNLPDRFAVAEGNVTLERGDQTLKGQRFEYFFVLNKGVIYQANGDIYQPTTGRDLSPTLPTDPGGSIISGSTLNERLAANQPVQNITATDGLGVAVGGGLSLNQFGTAGTPGTSGGQVNRLRFQAERVDFDADGWNAKKVRITNDPFSPPELEVQAETADYYNVAPQVDEVKLSGSRVLLDQTTSLPFQDRLTIDRRDRQPGVLSIGYDGQDRGGLFIQSGFTPIDTKQVRFQVKPQYLIQKALFPDAFPQANQSESTVCALCPSVFGLITDLDVSFNERMRLINTLNFSNLNLDEVDNSLRAKLALQNKIGPMDNPHDLRVEYNYRERLFNGSLGFQTVNQSLGAVLVSPTINLGDPSFRLSYQFSIQDIQADTDQAALLSPNRENNLVTLLRYQGAASINKDFLLWAGTQLPLTPEEGLRYSPRPVVPYLSLTTGLTGVSSFYSDGSTQPSLTGSIGLFGQFGHFSRSYLDYTGFNITYFQGIRGEVSPFLFDRFADTQVLTWGLTQQVYGPLRVGIQSAYSIDANKEISTDYFLEYSRRTYNLQLRYNPQLQVGSINLRISDFNWSGNPGTFEGTDIRPVIQGVTR encoded by the coding sequence ATGCCCCCCTTTGTTGTCCCTCCTCCCCCGGCCCAAGTACAGTACGTCAGTCCAAGGGAAACGGATACCCGTCTCGTTGCTGAAACAAGAGGATCGTCTATATCGCCCATTCCTGCTGAGGTTCCTACGGTTGTAGAGTATCATTACGCCGCTCCCAAACCGACTCTATCTTCTCCCCTTCCTCCCCCAGCCCAGGCCCAGCAACTAGGACAACCCCTCTCAGTCCACACGGAGGGCACCCAGGGATGGAAGCCATCCTCGACAACACTCCAGCCCATTGTTGGCCTTGGTCAGGCCCAGCGCCTAGTAACCCAAGCTCGGCAGGGTACGTCCCAGGAATTTGTTATTACTCCTGAAAATCCCTCACCAGCACCAGCCGTCAAACCCGCCCCCCCTCCAGAAGTGGTGGAACTCATTTCTGACCAACAAGAATACGATAGTGAACGCCAAATCGTTACCGCCACCGGGAATGTGGTGATGCGGTTTACCAATGGGGTGCTGCTGGCCGACCGCCTACAGGTTAACTTGCCGGATCGTTTTGCCGTGGCTGAAGGCAATGTCACCTTAGAGCGAGGCGACCAAACGCTTAAGGGCCAACGTTTTGAGTATTTTTTTGTGTTGAATAAGGGGGTCATCTATCAGGCCAACGGGGATATCTACCAACCGACAACCGGCCGGGATCTGTCCCCCACCCTCCCCACCGACCCTGGGGGTAGTATTATTTCTGGCAGTACTCTCAATGAACGCTTGGCCGCCAATCAGCCCGTCCAGAATATTACGGCAACGGATGGCTTGGGAGTAGCGGTCGGTGGCGGTCTTAGCCTTAATCAATTCGGGACTGCAGGGACTCCCGGTACGTCTGGGGGCCAGGTCAATCGTCTGCGCTTCCAGGCCGAGCGAGTTGATTTTGATGCTGATGGTTGGAATGCCAAGAAAGTCCGGATTACCAATGATCCCTTCTCACCACCAGAGTTAGAAGTTCAGGCGGAAACCGCAGACTACTATAATGTGGCGCCCCAAGTCGATGAGGTGAAACTCAGTGGTTCTCGGGTTTTACTTGACCAAACGACCTCTCTCCCCTTCCAAGATCGTCTAACCATCGACCGTCGTGACCGGCAGCCAGGGGTTCTCAGCATCGGCTATGATGGCCAAGACCGGGGCGGGTTATTTATCCAATCGGGCTTTACGCCCATTGATACCAAGCAGGTTCGTTTCCAAGTCAAGCCCCAGTACCTGATTCAAAAGGCCCTTTTTCCCGATGCCTTTCCCCAGGCCAATCAGAGTGAATCGACAGTGTGTGCCCTTTGTCCTTCGGTTTTTGGCCTGATTACGGACCTGGATGTCAGCTTCAACGAGCGGATGCGGTTGATCAATACCCTTAATTTTTCTAACCTCAATCTTGATGAAGTAGACAATTCCCTGCGGGCTAAATTGGCCCTGCAAAATAAAATTGGGCCGATGGATAATCCCCACGACCTGCGGGTGGAATACAATTACCGCGAACGTCTTTTCAATGGTTCCTTAGGCTTTCAAACTGTAAACCAAAGTCTAGGGGCAGTCTTAGTCTCTCCCACCATCAACTTGGGCGACCCTAGTTTTCGTCTCAGTTATCAATTTTCCATCCAAGACATTCAGGCCGACACTGATCAGGCCGCTCTCCTGAGTCCTAATCGGGAAAATAACCTAGTCACCCTCCTACGCTACCAAGGGGCCGCTTCCATCAATAAGGATTTTCTTCTCTGGGCTGGAACCCAGTTACCCCTGACACCAGAAGAAGGCCTGCGTTATTCTCCACGCCCCGTGGTTCCCTACCTATCCCTAACAACGGGGCTCACAGGGGTTAGTAGTTTTTATAGCGATGGCAGTACTCAGCCGTCCCTAACCGGCAGCATTGGCTTATTTGGCCAGTTTGGTCATTTTTCCCGGTCCTACCTCGACTATACCGGCTTCAATATTACCTACTTCCAAGGCATTCGGGGGGAGGTATCGCCTTTTCTGTTCGACCGTTTTGCGGATACCCAAGTGTTGACCTGGGGCCTGACTCAACAGGTTTATGGCCCCCTCCGTGTCGGCATTCAGAGCGCCTATAGTATTGATGCCAACAAGGAAATCAGTACAGATTACTTTTTAGAGTATAGTCGGCGTACCTACAATTTACAGTTGCGTTACAATCCCCAACTCCAAGTGGGTTCGATTAATCTTCGCATTAGTGATTTTAACTGGAGCGGCAATCCCGGCACCTTTGAAGGCACAGACATCCGTCCAGTTATTCAAGGCGTTACTCGTTAG
- a CDS encoding EAL domain-containing protein, with product MPRSTTGEASSVADLSVPELYRYQGAIAELSQQGIAARDLYPFFDETARILQQTLAVDCVALWELLPNRSAFLLSAGQGWPKGVVGSYTIDGSHRSFTGYTLRLNQDRSMSSYEAVVVEDLRVETRFRASPLLHNRHLISGINVVIPTPKGPFGVLGVYSNASRRFTSAEANFLIVVSHILAAAIERQEDEAKLQLLERAVNASQNGILIIDALESSNPIIYANQGFETITGYSRQEAIGRSCRFLQGQDRQQPEIDILRQAIAQGQECNVSLRNYRKDGQLFWNRLHISPVHDNNGCLTHFIGIQTDITDYKQAEAQLRDSEARLQGIVSTISDGLLVVTPTGIIKFVNPAAERLFCRSKVELLEQYFGLPVAQGTATEIELTSPTGQLTMAAMRVVDITWEQAPAFLVSLRDITEQYRVTQALAESEERLEGVLGSIQDVVWSTAAVTREVLYLNPATAEVYGRPVTDFYQDPQLWSALIHPDDRLLMEYGLQSLLEQGHLEIEYRILRPNGEIRWLLRRARVVRDDEGNPLRLDGIDSDITERKLAAEQLHYSATHDTLTHLPNRLFFLNRLEHALQRHRRHPDFNFAVLFLDLDSFKVINDSLGHACGDLLLQEIAQRLKSCLRPEDTLARLGGDEFTMLIEEIHTIQDVVLIAERIHRALFRPLNLHGQEIFTNTSIGIATSHIFYRRPEDILRDADTAMYQAKAKGKACYVVFDQAMHHNAVLRLQRESSLRRALERRELELHYQPIINLDTGQLSSLEALVRWRHPEEGLIMPSHFIDIAEETGLIIPISQWILEEACAQTLALQAELSAWHDLTISVNVSSRHMRNRDLLEDIDRVLALTHLRPQSLKLEITETLLMDNLELATEVLLELRKRDISISLDDFGTGYSSLSYLHRFPINTIKIDRSFVSDMQPHSENAEIVRTIITLAHSLNLDVIAEGVETELQLAQLHWLACDQGQGFFFSPPIPGPLLSQTLRAKFIDHNPLRHLKSTPGYLWPNGSSPSRVDKLAEA from the coding sequence TTGCCACGGTCAACCACCGGTGAGGCTTCCTCGGTCGCAGACTTATCCGTACCAGAGTTGTATCGTTACCAGGGGGCTATTGCCGAACTGAGTCAACAAGGCATTGCCGCACGGGATCTGTATCCTTTTTTTGATGAAACAGCCCGCATTCTCCAGCAGACCTTAGCTGTCGATTGTGTTGCTTTGTGGGAGTTACTACCCAATCGCTCTGCCTTTCTACTTTCTGCTGGCCAGGGCTGGCCCAAGGGAGTTGTCGGTTCCTACACCATTGATGGTAGTCATCGCTCCTTTACGGGCTATACCCTGCGCCTGAACCAAGACCGTTCTATGTCATCCTACGAGGCGGTAGTGGTGGAAGACCTACGGGTAGAGACGCGCTTTCGGGCCTCGCCGCTGCTCCATAACAGACATCTCATTAGTGGCATCAATGTGGTGATTCCCACGCCCAAAGGCCCCTTTGGCGTTCTGGGGGTCTACAGTAATGCTTCTCGGCGATTTACCTCCGCTGAAGCCAACTTTCTGATTGTCGTTAGTCACATTTTAGCCGCGGCCATTGAACGGCAGGAGGATGAAGCCAAGCTCCAACTCCTCGAACGGGCCGTTAATGCGAGCCAAAATGGCATTTTAATTATTGATGCCTTGGAATCTAGTAATCCGATTATCTATGCGAATCAGGGTTTTGAGACCATTACTGGCTATAGCCGTCAGGAGGCCATCGGCCGGAGTTGTCGTTTTTTGCAAGGCCAAGACCGCCAGCAACCGGAAATTGATATTTTGCGTCAAGCCATTGCCCAGGGGCAAGAATGCAATGTGAGTCTCCGCAACTATCGCAAGGACGGGCAATTATTTTGGAATCGTCTCCACATTTCTCCCGTCCACGACAACAATGGGTGTCTGACCCACTTTATTGGCATCCAAACCGACATCACCGACTACAAACAAGCCGAGGCCCAACTACGCGATAGTGAGGCCCGGTTACAGGGTATTGTGAGCACGATCTCCGATGGCTTACTGGTTGTAACTCCCACAGGGATAATTAAGTTCGTTAATCCGGCCGCTGAGCGATTGTTTTGTCGGTCGAAAGTAGAATTACTAGAACAATATTTTGGCCTCCCCGTGGCCCAAGGAACGGCGACAGAAATTGAACTTACGTCCCCCACGGGCCAATTAACCATGGCAGCCATGCGGGTGGTCGATATTACTTGGGAACAGGCTCCTGCTTTTTTGGTCTCCCTACGAGATATCACTGAGCAATACCGAGTCACCCAGGCCTTGGCGGAAAGTGAAGAACGGCTAGAGGGTGTTTTAGGCTCGATTCAAGATGTGGTCTGGTCTACCGCCGCCGTAACCCGAGAGGTTCTGTATCTCAATCCGGCTACGGCTGAAGTCTATGGTCGTCCCGTGACCGATTTCTATCAGGACCCCCAGCTCTGGTCGGCTCTCATCCACCCAGACGATCGGTTACTCATGGAATATGGCCTGCAGAGCTTGCTAGAGCAGGGCCATCTGGAAATTGAGTACCGGATTCTGCGACCAAACGGGGAAATTCGTTGGCTCCTGCGCCGAGCCAGAGTAGTCCGAGATGACGAAGGCAATCCCCTGCGTCTCGATGGCATCGATAGTGACATTACCGAACGGAAGCTAGCCGCAGAACAACTCCACTACAGTGCGACCCACGATACGCTCACCCATCTCCCCAACCGTCTGTTCTTTCTGAATCGCTTAGAACATGCTCTCCAGCGTCACCGCCGTCATCCCGATTTTAATTTCGCAGTCTTGTTTCTCGATTTAGACAGTTTCAAGGTGATTAATGACAGCCTGGGCCATGCTTGCGGCGATCTATTGCTCCAGGAAATTGCCCAGCGGCTTAAGAGTTGTCTCCGGCCAGAGGATACTCTTGCCCGTCTTGGGGGGGATGAATTTACCATGCTGATTGAGGAGATTCACACGATTCAGGATGTTGTTTTGATTGCTGAGCGCATTCACCGAGCACTTTTTCGCCCTCTCAATCTCCATGGCCAGGAAATTTTCACCAATACCAGCATTGGCATTGCCACCAGTCACATCTTCTACCGCCGTCCCGAAGATATCCTCCGGGATGCCGATACCGCCATGTACCAAGCCAAGGCCAAGGGCAAAGCTTGCTACGTCGTTTTTGACCAGGCCATGCACCACAATGCGGTTTTACGCCTACAGCGGGAGAGTTCCCTCCGCCGGGCCCTCGAACGCCGAGAACTGGAACTCCATTATCAACCGATTATTAACCTGGATACCGGCCAACTATCAAGTCTTGAGGCCTTAGTTCGTTGGCGACATCCGGAAGAAGGCTTGATTATGCCCAGTCATTTCATTGACATTGCGGAGGAAACCGGCCTGATTATTCCCATCAGTCAATGGATTTTAGAAGAAGCTTGTGCCCAAACCTTGGCCCTGCAAGCGGAACTTTCTGCCTGGCACGACCTCACTATCAGTGTTAATGTGTCGAGCCGACATATGCGTAACCGCGATTTACTAGAGGATATTGATCGAGTGTTGGCCCTGACACATCTCCGGCCCCAATCTCTCAAGCTTGAAATCACTGAAACCCTACTGATGGATAATCTAGAATTGGCCACGGAGGTCTTGCTGGAACTACGCAAGCGAGATATTAGTATTTCTCTAGATGATTTTGGTACAGGCTACTCTTCCCTGAGCTATCTTCATCGTTTTCCCATCAATACGATCAAGATAGACCGCTCCTTTGTCAGCGATATGCAGCCCCATAGTGAAAATGCGGAGATTGTGCGCACCATTATTACCCTAGCCCATAGCCTCAACCTCGACGTGATCGCCGAAGGCGTTGAAACGGAATTACAATTAGCCCAATTGCATTGGTTGGCCTGTGACCAGGGCCAGGGCTTTTTCTTCTCTCCCCCCATTCCGGGCCCTCTCTTGAGCCAGACCCTCAGGGCCAAATTTATTGACCACAATCCTCTCAGGCATCTGAAGAGTACTCCCGGTTATCTGTGGCCGAACGGTTCTTCTCCCTCACGGGTAGATAAATTAGCCGAGGCTTGA
- a CDS encoding DUF1824 family protein yields MISELQQALDLLKSYSCLTPKIPQNEAEKQALRQAITLVCQESESENLGICAETVQEAQQALASYLQALGYSNLVLNSLEQGSGPVYVKFNTQKQSPYLDSYDGPYRGVLIAFQSDSEAINGTYGYFPLDLFENR; encoded by the coding sequence ATGATTTCTGAACTCCAGCAAGCCCTCGATTTACTGAAAAGCTACAGTTGCCTCACGCCCAAAATTCCCCAGAATGAGGCCGAAAAGCAGGCACTGCGCCAGGCCATTACCTTGGTTTGTCAGGAATCCGAGTCCGAAAATTTAGGCATCTGTGCCGAGACCGTCCAGGAAGCGCAACAGGCCTTGGCCAGTTATCTCCAGGCCCTGGGTTACAGCAATCTGGTGCTGAATTCCTTAGAGCAAGGCTCCGGGCCGGTTTATGTCAAATTCAATACCCAAAAACAAAGCCCCTACCTGGATAGTTACGATGGCCCCTACCGGGGGGTGCTGATCGCCTTTCAGAGTGACAGCGAAGCAATTAACGGAACCTATGGTTATTTCCCCCTCGATCTGTTTGAAAACCGTTAG
- the rfbB gene encoding dTDP-glucose 4,6-dehydratase, producing the protein MAFHHLLVTGGAGFIGANFVHHWCRRYPQDRLVVLDALTYAGNYQTLAPLAGQANFRFVQGDINDQRLVNEILEQEAITAVVHFAAESHVDRSILGPVACVQTNVVGTFNLLECFRQYWLQQGQADQFRFLHISTDEVFGSLAPTDPAFTETTAYAPNSPYSASKAGSDHLVRSYFHTYGLPTLITNCSNNYGPYHFPEKLIPLMCINILQGKPLPIYGDGQNVRDWLYVEDHCRALETVLRQGQPGERYNIGGNNEVKNLDLVYLLCQLMDELAPQLPVRPCQQLITFVKDRPGHDRRYAIDASKIRRELGWEPQVTVETGLRKTVQWYLDNEDWWRPLLSAEYQAYYQQAYDLDPK; encoded by the coding sequence ATGGCATTTCACCATCTTCTCGTCACGGGTGGGGCCGGTTTTATTGGTGCCAATTTTGTCCATCATTGGTGTCGCCGCTATCCCCAGGATCGTTTGGTCGTCCTAGACGCCTTGACCTATGCCGGCAATTATCAAACCCTCGCTCCTCTGGCAGGTCAGGCCAATTTTCGCTTTGTGCAAGGGGATATTAATGACCAACGCCTCGTGAACGAAATTCTAGAACAGGAAGCGATTACGGCCGTTGTTCATTTTGCCGCTGAATCCCATGTAGATCGCTCGATTTTAGGCCCTGTGGCCTGTGTCCAGACCAACGTGGTGGGCACGTTTAATCTACTGGAATGTTTTCGTCAGTATTGGTTGCAACAGGGCCAAGCCGACCAGTTTCGTTTTCTCCACATCTCAACGGACGAGGTTTTTGGCAGTTTGGCCCCCACGGATCCAGCCTTTACCGAAACCACGGCCTACGCCCCCAACAGTCCTTACTCCGCCTCCAAGGCCGGTAGCGACCACCTCGTCCGGTCTTATTTCCACACCTACGGCCTACCGACCCTGATCACCAACTGCTCCAATAATTATGGCCCTTACCACTTCCCCGAAAAGTTAATTCCCCTGATGTGTATTAACATTTTGCAGGGTAAGCCCCTGCCGATTTACGGCGATGGTCAAAACGTACGGGATTGGCTCTACGTGGAAGACCATTGCCGGGCCTTGGAAACCGTCCTCCGTCAGGGCCAACCCGGAGAACGCTACAACATTGGCGGCAATAATGAAGTCAAGAATTTAGACTTAGTTTATCTGCTCTGTCAATTAATGGATGAATTGGCCCCCCAATTGCCGGTAAGGCCCTGCCAACAACTGATCACCTTTGTCAAAGACCGGCCGGGCCACGACCGACGCTACGCCATTGATGCCAGCAAAATTCGGCGGGAGTTGGGCTGGGAACCCCAGGTCACTGTCGAAACTGGCCTGCGGAAAACGGTGCAGTGGTATTTAGACAATGAGGATTGGTGGCGGCCCCTCCTCTCGGCAGAATACCAGGCTTATTATCAACAGGCCTACGATTTAGATCCCAAATAA
- a CDS encoding DUF29 domain-containing protein, with the protein MHIKTSLYEQDFYAWTQSQAEALAHRQISNLDWQNLQEEISALGRQEYREIVSRLTVLLGHLLKWELQPEKRSRSWFLTIREQRRSIRRHLKQNPSLKARLPEALEEGFEAGTDLALRETGLPIRIFPLVCPYPLEQVLQDYFLCDTTQDWD; encoded by the coding sequence ATGCACATAAAGACTAGTCTCTATGAACAAGATTTTTACGCCTGGACACAATCCCAGGCAGAAGCCTTAGCCCATAGGCAAATTTCAAATTTAGACTGGCAAAACCTACAGGAGGAAATTTCAGCCTTGGGACGGCAAGAATACCGAGAAATAGTAAGTCGTTTAACCGTTCTGTTAGGGCATTTACTCAAATGGGAATTACAACCAGAAAAACGGTCTCGGAGTTGGTTTTTAACCATTCGTGAACAACGACGCTCAATTCGTCGTCACCTCAAACAAAATCCCAGTCTAAAGGCTCGATTACCCGAAGCCCTAGAAGAAGGATTTGAAGCCGGGACGGATCTGGCTTTACGTGAAACGGGCCTACCGATTCGTATTTTTCCTTTGGTCTGTCCCTATCCATTAGAACAAGTTTTGCAAGATTATTTTCTCTGTGACACAACTCAGGACTGGGATTAA